The DNA region AATCCTTTTCTGAGTCTGGTTCTATGGGAAGAGTTGCATAACCATGTGCAAAATTACCTACACCTACTACCTTTTCTTGATTGAACCTAAATGGTCTGTACTCGTAATAGATAGTAGCTTGAGGAGACAATTTGCCATCATTGTTGAGTGTCATATTTAACTCAACAGTTTGAGTAATACTAGCAATACCAACACACTCAATCTGAATCTCTAATGCTTCTCCTACCGCATCTCGCAAGGTTTTTGCATCCAGGAATCTTCCGAGTTGGATATGCTTCATATCTTCAATATTTAAAATAGGATGATTCTATTTTCGTCTAATTTTTAATTTCAGTGCATTATAGGGTCGAAGATTTTGAACAAGATATAAAGATGCAGGCGAACTTGGGTAGACTACGATCGCACTCAGTGATACTTCACCCATCAAGAACCTCGTCGCCACTCTACTGAGTTTCCTTTTACTCTGATTCAAATTTATGCCATTCGTCTATTGACTTCTGGTAAATCTATTGAGAAGCTAATAGTTAGATTTGCTAATTAATAGAAGTGCATCAAACTTGTGACAATACTGACGGGCAAAATAAATCGATCGCAACCTGCTAGCGAACCAAAACCGTTGATTTTGGAAACTCAGGGACTCACACGCCGTTTTGGGAAGTTCACCGCAGTTAATAACCTGAGCATATCTGTGGAACAAGGCGAAGTATTTGGACTACTTGGCCCCAATGGTGCAGGGAAAAGTACAGTTCTTAAGATGTTGACAACCTTACTACCTATCAGTGCAGGGAAAGCAACCTTAGCTGGCTATGACGTGGCTCGTCAATCTAATCCTGTGAGACGGGCGATCGGCTATGTACCCCAGGCGCTGTCTGCTGATGGTAGTCTCACGGGGTACGAAAATCTCTTAATCTTCGCCAAGCTGTATGGAATACCTACCAAAGGACGCGATCGCCGCATCTATGAAATTCTAGAATACATGGGTTTGCAAGATGCGGCGAAACGCTTGGTACGAAACTACTCTGGTGGGATGATCCGCAAACTGGAAATCGGCATATCAGTTCTACATCAACCCCAAATTTTGTTTCTTGATGAGCCGACTGTCGGGCTAGATCCCATCGCTCGAACTCAAGTATGGCAGCTTGTACTACAACTCTGTGCTGATTACGGCACAACTATATTTTTAACAACCCACTTTTTAGAAGAAGCGGATAGCTTATGTAACCGAGTGGCAATTATGCAGCAAGGTGAAGTCGTTACCACAGGTACACCAAGCGACTTAAAAGCTTCTTTAGATAACCCAAATGCAACTTTGG from Nostoc commune NIES-4072 includes:
- a CDS encoding ABC transporter ATP-binding protein; the encoded protein is MTILTGKINRSQPASEPKPLILETQGLTRRFGKFTAVNNLSISVEQGEVFGLLGPNGAGKSTVLKMLTTLLPISAGKATLAGYDVARQSNPVRRAIGYVPQALSADGSLTGYENLLIFAKLYGIPTKGRDRRIYEILEYMGLQDAAKRLVRNYSGGMIRKLEIGISVLHQPQILFLDEPTVGLDPIARTQVWQLVLQLCADYGTTIFLTTHFLEEADSLCNRVAIMQQGEVVTTGTPSDLKASLDNPNATLDDVFIHYTGDQLTSGVNYRDTARTRRTAQRLG